A window of Indicator indicator isolate 239-I01 chromosome 25, UM_Iind_1.1, whole genome shotgun sequence contains these coding sequences:
- the DCK gene encoding LOW QUALITY PROTEIN: deoxycytidine kinase (The sequence of the model RefSeq protein was modified relative to this genomic sequence to represent the inferred CDS: inserted 2 bases in 1 codon) encodes MMQTWAVPEELAPRAKFEGAGRGAGGTSVRAVSGLARACWPHPRPFRCLCRRLPSATATPHKRGLQQSRIKKIAVDGSIAAGKSTFVSLLKQADEEWKVVLEPLARWCNLQQNSEGDHEGYFFLSALALFLEPYVYSDRYVFASSLHESGCLNAAEWTIYQQWHNWLSKQFGQSLALDGIIYLRATPQKCLNRMYLCGXEEQEIPTEYLEKLYSKHESWLQHRVLQTDFEYLQRIPTLTLDVDEDFQGNKDRCDELIEKVREFLSTL; translated from the exons ATGATGCAGACA TGGGCGGTGCCGGAGGAGTTGGCCCCGCGCGCCAAATTCGaaggggcggggcggggcgcggGCGGTACTTCCGTTCGGGCCGTTAGCGGCCTCGCGCGCGCTTGTTGGCCTCATCCCCGTCCGTTCCGCTGCCTCTGTCGGCGCCTTCCCTCCGCCACGGCGACTCCTCACAAGCgcgggctgcagcagagcaggatcaaGAAGATCGCCGTGGACGGCAGCATCG ctgcagggaaatcGACCTTTGTGAGCCTTCTCAAGCAAGCTGATGAGGAGTGGAAGGTTGTTCTGGAGCCTTTGGCCAGATGGTGCAATCTTCAGCAGAACTCTGAAGGGGATCATGAG ggttatttttttctgtcagctcTAGCCCTCTTCTTGGAGCCCTATGTCTACAGCGACAG ATACGTCTTTGCAAGCAGCCTGCATGAGTCTGGGTGCCTGAATGCAGCTGAGTGGACCATCTACCAGCAGTGGCACAACTGGCTGAGCAAGCAGtttgggcagagcctggcactggaTGGAATCATTTATCTCAGAGCCACTCCCCAG AAATGCTTAAACAGGATGTACCTGTGTGG AGAGGAGCAAGAAATTCCCACTGAATATCTGGAGAAGCTTTACTCCAAGCATGAAAGCTGGCTCCAGCACAGGGTGCTGCA AACagattttgagtatctccaaagaATACCTACTTTAACACTGGATGTTGATGAAGACTTCCAGGGCAACAAGGACAGGTGTGATGAGCTGATTGAGAAG gTCAGAGAATTCTTGAGCACCTTGTaa
- the MOB1B gene encoding MOB kinase activator 1B, with product MSFLFGSRSSKTFKPKKNIPEGSHQYELLKHAEATLGSGNLRMAVMLPEGEDLNEWVAVNTVDFFNQINMLYGTITDFCTEESCPVMSAGPKYEYHWADGTNIKKPIKCSAPKYIDYLMTWVQDQLDDETLFPSKIGVPFPKNFMSVAKTILKRLFRVYAHIYHQHFDPVIQLQEEAHLNTSFKHFIFFVQEFNLIERRELAPLQELIEKLTSKDR from the exons ATGAGCTTCTTGTT TGGTAGTCGCTCTTCCAAAACCTTCAAACCAAAGAAGAACATTCCAGAGGGGTCTCACCAGTATGAGCTGCTAAAACATGCTGAGGCCACGCTGGGCAGCGGCAATCTGCGCATGGCTGTTATGCTTCCAGAGGGGGAAGACTTAAACGAGTGGGTTGCAGTTAACA CTGTGGACTTCTTCAACCAGATCAATATGCTTTATGGAACCATCACAGACTTCTGCACGGAGGAGAGCTGCCCTGTGATGTCTGCTGGCCCAAA ATATGAGTACCACTGGGCAGATGGGACAAACATAAAGAAACCAATTAAGTGCTCAGCACCAAAGTACATTGATTACCTGATGACTTGGGTCCAGGATCAGCTGGATGATGAAACACTATTCCCTTCGAAAATAG GTGTTCCCTTCCCAAAGAACTTCATGTCAGTGGCAAAGACAATTCTAAAGCGTCTCTTCAGAGTCTACGCTCACATCTACCACCAGCACTTTGATCCAGtgatccagctgcaggaagaggCTCACCTTAACACTTCCTTCAAGCACTTTATATTCTTTGTTCAG GAATTCAACCTTATTGAGAGAAGAGAACTTGCACCACTTCAAGAACTAATTGAAAAACTCACCTCTAAGGACAGATAA